In one window of Nesterenkonia sandarakina DNA:
- the dnaB gene encoding replicative DNA helicase has translation MTTELYDTGSPAGVDSRTPPQDMVAEQSVLGGMMLSKDAIADVVEVLRGSDFYRPAHELIYDAIIDLYGRGEPADVVTISDHLTKRGELQRIGGPAYLHNLAQSVPTAANAGFYAQIVQERAILRRLVDAGTKIVQLGHTADGEVEGIVNQAQSEIYNVAENRQSEDYVSLSEVLGPTIDEIETNSAHDGGLTGIPTGFRELDDLTHGFHGGQMIIIAARPAMGKSTLALDFARAAAVNNKMTAAFFSLEMGRNEIAMRLLSAESRILFSDLRKGNIRDEDWEKMSEAVDRLNDVPLFIDDSPNMSLMEIRAKCRRLKQRNNLKLVVLDYLQLLSSGKRVESRQQEVSEFSRTLKLLAKELDVPIIALSQLNRGSESRPDKKPQVSDLRESGSIEQDADMVMLLHRPEVYDKETERAGEADIIVAKNRNGPTRDITVAFQGHYARFQDMARDF, from the coding sequence GTGACTACCGAGCTCTACGACACTGGATCCCCGGCCGGGGTGGACTCCCGCACACCCCCGCAGGACATGGTGGCCGAGCAGTCCGTGCTCGGCGGCATGATGCTCTCCAAGGATGCCATCGCCGACGTCGTCGAGGTGCTGCGCGGCTCGGACTTCTACCGGCCCGCCCATGAGCTGATCTACGACGCGATCATCGATCTCTACGGCCGCGGCGAGCCCGCCGACGTCGTGACCATCTCGGATCATCTCACCAAGCGCGGGGAGCTCCAGCGCATCGGCGGACCGGCCTACCTGCACAACCTGGCCCAGTCGGTGCCCACCGCCGCCAACGCCGGCTTCTATGCCCAGATCGTGCAGGAACGGGCCATCCTGCGCCGACTCGTGGACGCCGGCACCAAGATCGTGCAGCTCGGGCACACCGCCGACGGTGAGGTCGAGGGCATCGTGAACCAGGCGCAGTCGGAGATCTACAACGTCGCCGAGAACCGGCAGAGCGAGGACTACGTCTCGCTCTCCGAGGTGCTGGGACCCACCATCGATGAGATCGAGACGAACTCGGCCCACGACGGCGGGCTCACCGGGATCCCCACCGGTTTCCGCGAGCTCGATGACCTGACCCACGGCTTCCATGGCGGCCAGATGATCATCATCGCGGCCCGCCCGGCCATGGGTAAGTCCACCCTGGCGCTGGACTTCGCCCGCGCGGCCGCGGTGAACAACAAGATGACCGCCGCCTTCTTCTCCCTGGAGATGGGGCGCAATGAGATCGCGATGCGCCTGCTCTCCGCCGAGTCCCGGATCCTCTTCTCGGATCTGCGCAAGGGCAACATCCGTGACGAGGACTGGGAGAAGATGTCCGAGGCGGTGGACCGGCTCAACGACGTGCCGCTGTTCATCGATGACTCCCCGAACATGTCGCTGATGGAGATCCGGGCCAAGTGCCGCCGGCTCAAGCAGCGGAACAACCTCAAGCTCGTGGTGCTGGACTACCTGCAGCTGCTCTCCTCGGGCAAGCGGGTGGAGTCGCGCCAGCAGGAGGTCAGCGAGTTCTCCCGTACCTTGAAGCTGCTCGCCAAGGAGCTCGACGTCCCGATCATCGCGCTCTCCCAGCTCAACCGTGGCTCGGAATCACGCCCGGACAAGAAGCCGCAGGTCTCGGACCTGCGCGAATCCGGGTCCATCGAGCAGGATGCGGACATGGTGATGCTGCTGCACCGGCCTGAGGTCTACGACAAGGAGACCGAGCGCGCCGGTGAGGCCGACATCATCGTGGCGAAGAACCGTAACGGCCCGACCCGGGACATCACGGTGGCCTTCCAGGGTCACTACGCCCGCTTCCAGGACATGGCCCGGGACTTCTAG
- a CDS encoding peptide synthetase, with protein MRLTNVAQMHARPGRLSSYSVVAQAAAEPDPNVGAGLGFTAGPPEAAAPTPDPPRGLPVSFDQNRHVSFGSRPGSWMAVSFQLDGPASLEEIAAAWQVVIQRHGTLRTVFDWRPEHAPRRSDADHAHAGPGKRSGGPITDLYLREVTMLPGAWEQLEAPERESRPVGFSMHSGTGLQTAHLDAPSDQLSAAEVKAALRAHFDSVCDPFGTPSHRLCVIDDGESAAVRDTAGSPQIVIGSDHAHVDAWSLLVLVRDFTAVLENLRAGRPVAHGLKVPESFAAHTLAMENKPFPPEEIVSRWREILQAGGGVMPRFPLPLGDISLPVSEKVEVRDVLDSAELDVLEAHAKEQGVRLIAVAVSVMTRLFRELGDQPLRTVFPVHSRDEPRWFDSVGWFITNAVLENDDESLRGSYQAVKEAIRLGSHPMAPIMRPYGGMPAEPGMFAMSWLDHRRLPVNVDQALNAQHVSAVVQTDGVMIWFVVNETGLHLRCRYPDTPQARETMHTWLGAVVEGLRAPSIVKG; from the coding sequence ATGCGGTTGACCAATGTGGCACAGATGCACGCCAGGCCGGGACGTCTCTCCAGCTACTCGGTGGTGGCCCAGGCCGCCGCCGAACCTGATCCGAACGTCGGCGCGGGCCTCGGCTTCACCGCTGGACCGCCAGAAGCCGCAGCGCCGACGCCGGATCCGCCCCGCGGGCTGCCGGTGTCCTTTGATCAGAACCGCCATGTCAGCTTCGGGTCGCGGCCCGGATCGTGGATGGCGGTTTCTTTTCAGCTCGACGGCCCGGCCTCCTTGGAAGAGATCGCTGCCGCCTGGCAGGTGGTGATCCAACGTCACGGCACGCTGCGCACGGTCTTCGACTGGCGCCCAGAACACGCACCACGCCGAAGTGATGCAGATCACGCTCACGCTGGCCCCGGCAAACGCTCCGGAGGCCCGATCACCGATCTGTATCTGCGGGAGGTCACCATGCTGCCCGGCGCCTGGGAACAGCTCGAGGCGCCGGAGCGTGAAAGCCGCCCGGTCGGGTTCAGCATGCACAGCGGGACAGGGCTGCAGACCGCGCACCTTGACGCTCCGAGCGATCAGCTCAGCGCCGCCGAGGTCAAGGCGGCTCTGCGGGCGCACTTCGATTCCGTGTGTGACCCCTTCGGCACCCCCTCACACCGGCTCTGTGTCATCGACGACGGCGAGTCTGCCGCCGTGCGGGACACCGCCGGCTCCCCGCAGATCGTGATCGGCTCCGATCACGCCCACGTGGACGCCTGGTCCCTGCTGGTGCTGGTGCGGGACTTCACCGCGGTCCTGGAGAACCTGCGAGCGGGGCGCCCGGTGGCGCATGGGCTGAAGGTGCCGGAGTCCTTCGCGGCGCACACCCTGGCGATGGAGAACAAACCGTTCCCGCCGGAGGAGATCGTCTCGCGATGGCGGGAGATCCTTCAGGCCGGGGGCGGGGTGATGCCGAGGTTCCCGCTGCCGCTGGGGGACATCTCGCTGCCGGTCAGCGAGAAGGTCGAGGTCCGCGACGTGCTGGACTCGGCGGAGCTGGATGTGCTGGAGGCCCACGCCAAGGAGCAGGGGGTCCGGCTGATCGCCGTCGCCGTGTCCGTGATGACGCGGCTCTTTCGGGAGCTCGGGGACCAGCCGCTGCGCACGGTGTTCCCGGTGCACAGCCGGGACGAGCCGCGCTGGTTCGACTCGGTGGGCTGGTTCATCACCAACGCGGTGCTGGAGAACGACGACGAGAGCCTGCGCGGGAGCTACCAGGCGGTCAAGGAGGCGATCCGACTGGGCTCGCATCCGATGGCTCCGATCATGCGTCCCTATGGCGGGATGCCCGCCGAACCGGGGATGTTCGCGATGAGCTGGTTGGATCACCGTCGGCTCCCGGTCAACGTCGATCAGGCGCTGAATGCGCAGCATGTCTCGGCCGTGGTCCAGACCGACGGGGTGATGATCTGGTTCGTGGTCAACGAGACCGGGCTGCATCTGCGCTGCCGCTATCCCGATACCCCACAGGCCCGGGAGACCATGCACACCTGGTTGGGGGCAGTGGTCGAAGGGCTGCGGGCACCGAGTATCGTAAAGGGGTGA
- a CDS encoding alpha/beta fold hydrolase, translating into MGLFQTAGAKLAYELTGEGPTFVQLHGLTSCASRERRAGLDMTLNLPDCQVLRYDARGHGSSTGRAVPEDYLWPRLAEDLLELLDELAPGETVHAAGPSMGAATLLYAALRDPDRFASLTLMVPPTAWGTRSGQAETYQRSAQLVEDQGIGAFVRVGRQVLPPPALADRQKERVPAVSQELLPSIFRGAGMTDLPDPEALRELRVPTLILAWVDDYAHPVSTAEKLHQLIPNSRLQIAETPEELDTWPRRVARFVAAHPVAGAVRR; encoded by the coding sequence GTGGGGCTTTTTCAGACGGCCGGGGCGAAGCTCGCGTATGAGCTCACCGGTGAGGGGCCGACCTTCGTCCAGCTGCACGGGCTGACCTCCTGCGCCTCCCGGGAGCGCCGCGCCGGGCTGGATATGACCCTGAACCTTCCGGACTGCCAGGTGCTGCGCTACGACGCGCGGGGGCACGGCTCCTCCACTGGTCGGGCGGTCCCCGAGGACTATCTCTGGCCGCGGCTCGCCGAGGACCTCCTGGAGCTGCTCGATGAGCTCGCTCCCGGGGAGACGGTCCACGCCGCCGGCCCCTCGATGGGAGCCGCGACCCTGCTCTATGCCGCGCTGCGCGATCCCGACCGCTTCGCGTCACTGACCCTGATGGTCCCGCCCACCGCCTGGGGCACCCGCTCCGGGCAGGCCGAGACCTATCAGAGGTCGGCTCAGCTGGTGGAGGACCAAGGGATCGGCGCCTTCGTCCGGGTGGGCCGTCAGGTGCTCCCGCCGCCGGCCTTGGCTGACCGGCAGAAGGAACGCGTCCCCGCGGTCAGCCAGGAGCTGCTGCCCTCGATCTTCCGCGGTGCTGGGATGACTGATCTGCCAGATCCAGAGGCGCTGCGCGAGCTCAGGGTCCCCACCCTGATCCTGGCCTGGGTCGACGACTACGCGCACCCGGTCTCCACGGCCGAGAAGCTCCACCAGCTGATCCCGAACTCCAGGCTGCAGATCGCCGAGACCCCGGAGGAGCTGGACACGTGGCCACGCCGGGTGGCCCGCTTCGTCGCGGCGCATCCGGTCGCGGGCGCAGTCCGCCGCTGA
- the glsA gene encoding glutaminase A yields the protein MQESINTYLREVLRESGEDVSGKLAAYIPRLRDADENLQALALATADGQECSAGDDEHLFTIQSISKPFVYALALDDIGLDRVRDMVGMEPSGEAFNELSLEGGTGRPLNPMINAGAIATHHLVDHSSHEQHPGGQESLSRTPEVRSRTTRILDGLSAFAGRQLEIDWDAAEEEYATAYRNMAIAHMLKSHGSLETEPDEAVRGYIDQCSIMVTVKDIARMAATLANNGVNPENGARVISAESARTTLGIMATCGMYDASGRWLTQIGIPAKSGISGGIIGVLPGQVGIASFAPRLNEEGSSVQGVAMFQHLSNELSLHLMSNQRINVIEELQRRV from the coding sequence GTGCAAGAATCGATCAACACATATCTCCGCGAAGTCCTCAGAGAGTCCGGTGAGGATGTCAGCGGCAAGCTCGCCGCCTACATCCCCCGACTGCGTGACGCTGATGAGAACCTGCAGGCGCTCGCCCTGGCGACGGCCGACGGCCAGGAGTGCTCCGCGGGAGACGACGAACACCTGTTCACCATCCAGTCGATCTCCAAGCCCTTCGTCTATGCGCTGGCTCTGGATGACATCGGTCTGGATCGGGTCCGCGACATGGTGGGGATGGAACCCTCCGGCGAGGCGTTCAACGAACTCTCCCTGGAGGGTGGGACCGGACGTCCGCTGAATCCGATGATCAATGCCGGTGCCATCGCCACGCATCATCTGGTGGACCACAGCAGCCACGAGCAGCACCCCGGGGGTCAGGAGAGCCTCTCACGCACCCCTGAGGTGCGCAGCCGGACCACCCGGATCCTCGACGGCCTCTCCGCCTTCGCCGGGCGCCAGCTGGAGATCGACTGGGATGCCGCGGAAGAGGAGTACGCCACGGCGTACCGCAATATGGCGATCGCCCACATGCTGAAGTCCCACGGCTCGCTGGAGACCGAGCCGGATGAGGCGGTCCGCGGATATATCGACCAGTGCTCGATCATGGTCACGGTCAAGGACATCGCCCGGATGGCCGCCACGCTGGCGAACAACGGCGTCAATCCGGAGAACGGCGCGCGTGTGATCTCCGCAGAGTCGGCCCGCACCACGCTGGGGATCATGGCCACCTGCGGCATGTACGACGCCTCGGGTCGCTGGCTGACCCAGATCGGCATCCCGGCGAAGTCGGGGATCTCCGGTGGCATCATCGGAGTCCTCCCAGGTCAGGTCGGTATCGCCTCGTTCGCGCCGCGACTCAATGAAGAAGGCAGCAGCGTCCAAGGCGTGGCCATGTTCCAGCATCTCTCCAACGAGCTCTCACTGCATCTGATGAGCAACCAGCGGATCAACGTGATCGAGGAGCTTCAGCGACGCGTCTGA
- a CDS encoding LLM class flavin-dependent oxidoreductase — MQFGVFSIGDMTPDPTTGRVPSEHERIQSMVAIAKRAEEVGLDVFAVGQHHNPPFVAPANPPILMAYLAAQTTRIQLSTATTLITTTDPVRIAEDYAFAQHLAQGRVDLTLGRGNTGPVYPWFGKDIRSGIPLAVENYALLHRLWRETEVDFSGRFRTPLQGFTSTPRPLQDIPPFVWHGSIRSPEIAEQAAYYGDGFFHNNIFWNKEHTGRMIDLYRSRYAHYGHGTQEQAIVGLGGQVFMRRTSQDAIREFRPYFDRAPVYGGGPSLEDFSAQTPLTVGTPEQVIERTLSFREYAGDYQRQLFLIDHAGLPLKTVLEQIDLLGEEVVPVLRKEVAARAPQGTPQAPTHASLLRRREEGRDPVPGGGTAAVA, encoded by the coding sequence ATGCAGTTCGGCGTATTCAGCATCGGGGACATGACACCTGATCCCACGACCGGTCGGGTGCCCTCCGAGCACGAGCGGATCCAGTCGATGGTGGCGATCGCGAAACGGGCCGAGGAGGTCGGCCTCGATGTCTTCGCCGTGGGCCAGCACCACAACCCGCCCTTCGTCGCGCCGGCGAACCCGCCGATCCTGATGGCCTACCTGGCCGCCCAGACCACCCGGATCCAGCTCTCCACGGCGACGACGCTGATCACCACCACAGACCCGGTGCGCATCGCAGAAGATTATGCCTTCGCCCAGCACCTGGCCCAGGGCCGGGTGGATCTCACCCTGGGACGCGGGAACACCGGACCTGTCTACCCCTGGTTCGGCAAAGACATCCGCTCCGGGATTCCTTTAGCGGTGGAGAACTACGCACTGTTGCACCGGCTCTGGCGCGAGACCGAGGTCGACTTCTCCGGGCGTTTCAGGACCCCGCTGCAGGGATTCACCTCCACCCCGCGTCCACTACAGGACATCCCGCCCTTCGTCTGGCACGGGTCCATCCGGTCTCCTGAGATCGCGGAGCAGGCCGCCTACTACGGCGACGGGTTCTTCCACAACAACATCTTCTGGAACAAGGAACACACCGGGCGGATGATCGACCTCTACCGCTCCCGCTACGCGCACTACGGCCACGGGACCCAGGAGCAGGCCATCGTCGGTCTCGGGGGCCAGGTCTTCATGCGCCGCACCTCGCAGGACGCCATTCGCGAGTTCCGGCCCTACTTCGACCGGGCACCGGTCTACGGCGGCGGGCCCTCGCTGGAGGACTTCAGCGCGCAGACCCCGCTGACCGTGGGCACCCCTGAGCAGGTCATCGAACGCACGCTGAGCTTCCGGGAGTACGCCGGGGACTACCAGCGACAGCTCTTCCTGATCGACCACGCGGGGCTGCCCCTGAAGACCGTGCTGGAGCAGATCGATCTGCTCGGTGAAGAGGTGGTCCCGGTCCTGCGCAAGGAGGTGGCCGCCCGCGCCCCGCAGGGGACTCCGCAGGCACCCACGCACGCCAGCCTGCTGCGCCGTCGCGAGGAGGGCCGAGATCCCGTTCCAGGCGGCGGCACAGCCGCCGTGGCCTGA
- the rplI gene encoding 50S ribosomal protein L9 yields the protein MAKLILTQEVTGLGASGDVVEVKSGYARNYLLPRGFALAWTKGGEKDVERLRSARKAREIATVEEAQAVATKLQSAPVKITVKTGDSGRLFGTVGSAQIADAVEASGLGSIDKRTVEIPARIKAVGNYKATVRLHADVSATLDLQVVGSK from the coding sequence ATGGCAAAGCTCATCCTGACTCAGGAAGTGACCGGTCTCGGCGCTTCCGGTGATGTGGTCGAGGTCAAGAGCGGCTACGCACGCAACTACCTGTTGCCGCGTGGCTTCGCACTGGCCTGGACCAAGGGCGGCGAGAAGGACGTGGAGCGCCTGCGCTCCGCTCGCAAGGCTCGCGAGATCGCAACGGTCGAGGAAGCACAGGCAGTGGCCACCAAGCTGCAGTCTGCCCCCGTGAAGATCACCGTGAAGACCGGCGACTCCGGCCGCCTGTTCGGCACCGTCGGTTCCGCGCAGATCGCCGATGCAGTCGAGGCCTCCGGCCTGGGCTCCATCGACAAGCGCACCGTCGAGATCCCCGCGCGCATCAAGGCAGTCGGCAACTACAAGGCCACTGTCCGCCTGCACGCCGATGTCTCAGCGACCCTCGACCTTCAGGTCGTCGGTTCCAAGTAG
- the rpsR gene encoding 30S ribosomal protein S18: MAKAELKKPKPKANPLKAADITVIDYKDTALLRKFISDRGKIRARRVTGVTVQEQRKIAQAIKNAREVALLPYAGAGRG, encoded by the coding sequence ATGGCAAAGGCTGAACTCAAGAAGCCAAAGCCCAAGGCGAACCCGCTGAAGGCTGCTGACATCACGGTCATCGACTACAAGGACACCGCTCTGCTGCGGAAGTTCATTTCCGACCGAGGCAAGATCCGTGCACGCCGGGTGACCGGTGTGACTGTCCAGGAGCAGCGCAAGATCGCCCAGGCGATCAAGAACGCTCGCGAAGTCGCACTGCTGCCGTACGCCGGCGCTGGCCGCGGCTGA
- a CDS encoding single-stranded DNA-binding protein, producing MAGETIITVVGNLTADPELRFTPSGAAVSNFAIASTPRFFDRQANEWKDGETLFVRCSLWREAAENAAESLTKGTRVIAQGRLKARSFQTKEGENRTSWELDVDEIGPSLRFATASVQRSSGGQGGRPSGGGFGGGAASGGGFGGGNSGGGSSSGGSGGWSNDSAPQDPWGGQPSGGGNWGAPDNNEPPF from the coding sequence ATGGCCGGCGAGACCATCATCACCGTTGTAGGCAACCTGACGGCAGATCCAGAGCTCCGCTTCACCCCTTCAGGGGCAGCGGTCTCCAACTTTGCCATCGCGTCTACGCCGCGGTTCTTCGACCGTCAAGCGAATGAATGGAAGGACGGGGAGACCCTCTTCGTCCGTTGTTCCCTGTGGCGTGAAGCCGCGGAGAACGCCGCAGAGTCACTGACCAAGGGCACCCGCGTGATCGCCCAGGGTCGGCTCAAGGCTCGGTCGTTCCAGACCAAGGAGGGCGAGAACCGCACTTCCTGGGAGCTCGACGTCGACGAGATCGGTCCCTCGCTGCGCTTCGCCACCGCCAGCGTCCAGCGCTCGAGCGGCGGCCAGGGCGGCCGCCCGAGCGGCGGCGGCTTCGGCGGCGGTGCAGCCTCCGGAGGCGGCTTCGGCGGCGGAAACTCCGGCGGCGGCTCGTCATCCGGTGGTTCCGGCGGCTGGAGCAACGACTCCGCGCCGCAGGACCCGTGGGGCGGACAGCCCTCCGGCGGCGGAAACTGGGGAGCCCCTGACAACAACGAGCCACCGTTCTGA
- the rpsF gene encoding 30S ribosomal protein S6, which yields MRHYELMVLVDPEVDERTVEPTLGKYMEVVKKDGGSVESVDVWGRRRLAYEIQKKTEAVYAVVNFHSTPDAAAELDRLLRLNETIMRTKITRPEEQKID from the coding sequence ATGCGTCACTATGAACTGATGGTGCTCGTCGACCCCGAGGTTGATGAGCGCACCGTAGAGCCGACCCTCGGCAAGTACATGGAGGTCGTCAAGAAGGACGGCGGCTCCGTGGAAAGCGTCGACGTCTGGGGCCGACGCCGCCTGGCGTACGAGATCCAGAAGAAGACGGAAGCGGTCTACGCCGTCGTCAACTTCCACTCGACTCCCGACGCCGCCGCTGAGCTCGACCGACTGCTGCGCCTGAACGAGACGATCATGCGCACCAAGATCACCCGCCCCGAGGAACAGAAGATCGATTAA
- a CDS encoding M18 family aminopeptidase translates to MTSEELVEDLAAYVAASPSSYHAAAVAAQRLVSAGFTQLGEHQDWPAEPGGYVVLRDGAVLAWVLPANAAPTTPLRILGAHTDSPGFKLKPRSTVISQGWVQAGVEVYGGPLLNSWLDRELRLAGRLVTRDGVTHLACTGPVARIPQLAIHLDRQVNEGLKLGKQAHTSPVLGLAGTSEQAAAADVLALLAEAAGVDPSEVDGYDIVLADAQPAARFGSNQEFFASSRLDNLSSVHAGLTALQSIADQAETGTVIPMLAAFDHEELGSASRSGAAGPFLQEVLERIYEGLGRAAGQPGATATQRAQALAASWHLSSDAGHAVHPNYSERHDPANRPLPNGGPLLKINANQRYTTDAPGAAMWAQVCRAAGVPTQEFVSNNDLPCGSTIGPITATRLGIRTVDVGIALLSMHSAREMCGVEDLGHLRDAVASFFATPLHS, encoded by the coding sequence ATGACATCCGAAGAGCTCGTCGAAGATCTCGCCGCCTATGTGGCCGCCTCCCCGTCTTCCTACCACGCGGCCGCCGTCGCGGCGCAGCGCCTGGTCAGCGCCGGTTTCACCCAGCTGGGAGAACACCAGGACTGGCCCGCCGAGCCCGGCGGCTATGTGGTCCTGCGCGACGGAGCCGTGCTGGCCTGGGTGCTGCCCGCCAATGCCGCTCCGACCACCCCGCTGCGGATCCTCGGTGCGCACACCGACTCCCCCGGATTCAAGCTCAAGCCCAGGTCCACGGTCATCAGCCAGGGCTGGGTGCAGGCCGGGGTCGAGGTCTACGGCGGGCCGCTGCTGAACTCCTGGCTGGACCGGGAGCTGCGCCTGGCTGGGCGTCTGGTCACCCGCGACGGAGTCACGCACCTGGCCTGCACCGGCCCGGTGGCCCGGATCCCGCAGCTGGCCATCCATCTGGATCGTCAGGTCAACGAGGGGCTGAAGCTGGGCAAGCAGGCACACACCAGCCCGGTCCTGGGGCTGGCTGGTACTTCCGAGCAGGCCGCAGCCGCGGACGTGCTGGCGCTGCTGGCCGAGGCGGCCGGTGTGGACCCCTCCGAGGTGGATGGATATGACATCGTGCTGGCCGACGCCCAGCCGGCGGCGAGGTTCGGCTCGAACCAGGAGTTCTTCGCCTCGAGCCGTCTGGACAACCTCTCCTCGGTCCATGCCGGGCTCACCGCCCTGCAGAGCATCGCCGATCAGGCCGAGACCGGCACGGTGATTCCGATGCTCGCCGCCTTCGACCATGAGGAGCTGGGCTCCGCCTCGCGCTCCGGCGCCGCAGGGCCGTTCCTCCAGGAGGTGCTGGAGCGGATCTATGAGGGTCTCGGCCGCGCGGCCGGTCAGCCCGGGGCCACCGCCACCCAGCGGGCGCAGGCCCTGGCCGCCTCCTGGCACCTCTCCAGCGACGCCGGTCACGCGGTGCACCCGAACTATTCCGAGCGCCATGACCCGGCGAACCGCCCGCTGCCCAACGGCGGGCCGCTGTTGAAGATCAACGCCAACCAGCGGTACACCACCGACGCCCCGGGTGCCGCGATGTGGGCCCAGGTCTGCCGTGCCGCGGGGGTGCCCACTCAGGAGTTCGTCTCGAACAACGACCTCCCCTGCGGCTCCACGATCGGGCCGATCACCGCGACCCGGCTCGGGATCCGCACCGTGGACGTCGGCATCGCGCTGCTCTCGATGCATTCCGCGCGGGAGATGTGCGGGGTCGAGGACCTCGGTCACCTCCGGGACGCCGTGGCGAGCTTCTTCGCCACCCCGCTGCACAGCTGA
- a CDS encoding response regulator transcription factor, with the protein MLVDDQHLLRMGFRLILEGEEDFEVVAEAADGIEALHELNSLDPARRPDVVLMDVRMPRMDGIEATTRVVAQFPQTRVIILTTFDLDEYAFSGLQAGASAFLLKDVTPEDLVQAVRVVAEGDAVVAPRITQRLLEVYLRGAVPAEAPAPQDPRPGQPRGVRAGADGAAPSLPDGREIAEAMDDGVPREALTQRETEMLFAVAEGLSNAEIAAKFFLSEATVKTHVRRILTKLQLRDRVQAVVYVFQTGLLGPL; encoded by the coding sequence ATGCTGGTCGATGATCAGCATCTGCTGCGCATGGGGTTCCGGCTGATCCTGGAGGGTGAGGAGGACTTCGAGGTCGTGGCGGAGGCCGCCGATGGGATCGAGGCGCTGCACGAGCTGAACTCCCTTGACCCGGCACGCCGCCCGGACGTGGTGCTCATGGACGTGCGGATGCCCCGGATGGACGGCATCGAGGCCACCACCCGGGTGGTCGCGCAGTTCCCGCAGACCCGGGTGATCATCCTGACCACCTTTGATCTCGACGAGTATGCGTTCTCTGGGCTGCAGGCTGGCGCGAGCGCCTTCCTGCTCAAGGACGTCACCCCGGAGGACCTGGTCCAGGCGGTGCGGGTGGTGGCCGAGGGCGACGCCGTAGTGGCCCCGCGGATCACCCAGCGGCTGCTGGAGGTCTACCTGCGCGGGGCTGTCCCGGCCGAGGCCCCAGCCCCACAGGATCCCCGTCCCGGTCAGCCTCGTGGGGTCCGCGCAGGGGCCGACGGCGCGGCGCCCTCCCTGCCCGATGGGCGGGAGATCGCCGAGGCGATGGATGATGGGGTCCCGCGGGAGGCGCTGACCCAGCGTGAGACCGAGATGCTCTTCGCCGTGGCCGAGGGGCTCTCCAATGCGGAGATCGCGGCGAAGTTCTTCCTCTCCGAGGCCACGGTCAAGACCCATGTGCGCCGGATCCTGACCAAGTTGCAGCTCCGGGACCGGGTGCAGGCCGTGGTCTACGTGTTCCAGACCGGTCTGCTCGGCCCGCTCTAG